The nucleotide window CCTGGGGAACCTTTTTGACCCTTCGGGGATCATATTGGCATCACCAGGGTACCGTAAAGCCTTACCCCATACAGCCAGAGAGAAAAAATAGATAACAGGTTTCTCTCACCTGGACGCGGCATCTCTCAGGCCATCTGAGAGCGGCCAAGGCTCAGGGTGAGTCGTCCATCTGGGTCACAGCCCAAATCGTTAAGGAAAATATTCTTACAGAAGAGACACAAATCCTTtcatagctattcacaaagctttgatAACATGGCAAAATCGCTTGCAAATGGCTTTTTAACGAGCGTTGGCACTCTTGCTCTGACAGACTGTGCAGCACCTCAAAAAATGCAGAAACTCACATTTTTTggccagcaactgctattcacaaaggtCCGAGATTCAAATTGTGGGTTAAATACTCGCTTTTTTTATCATCGTCACCTAAAGAGTTCGCGAGATCGGAATCGCGATTTGCGTCAGAcggagtttcttttatttttactacatGGGATTGAATCAAggggggatctctggagctgatccgcaatcatttcagctccgggttctccctgcttcaatcctaggtaataaaaacaaaataacaggCAACCTTTATTAGTTTACTGgctgataatgaaggggttaaatagcagtttgtTGTTGGTGGGGGTGAGCGAAGGTTGTAGTTGCTCCAGAGTGGGTGTTTAAGCCTCCCGGGAGGGTTgcaggttatgaaggggttaacccctcccactacccacccgggaggccttaccacccaccccaggccaaataccaccttcatagttgccccagggtgggtggttagcccTCTCGGAGGGGTCAACCCCCCATTCCACACCCCTCCTACGCCCATCACTACACATAAAATGAGCAAACGCCCTTGTAGCCAAATAGGGCTTATcgagcttttgcccatttgtgatgccaaaaaaataataatacacaattaaataaaacacacacaacaatacattaaaacaaacactagccaaaaatgcattgattgtcaccgTGGTGACCTATgccacagatagccacattgacaatcaatgggcaccctttAAAAAGACATTtcaattcaaaacatttatttataactacaataaataatattaataagtgGATCGACAATGGCTGAAGAtcatgatgatatatatatatatatatgtatacacacgtaccgtactgtgtgtgtgtgtgtgtgtgtgtgtgtgtgtgtgtgtgtgtgtgtgtgtgtgtgtgtgtgtgtgtgtgtgtgtgtgtgaaaaaaagagaaactaatcaaaattatattttataaagGACATTTTATGGAacaattaaaaaaagataaaatgtACAGTAAGTGATATATTGTTCTATATTGTTACCAACAATATGAGATGATCTGTCTAATTAAGCAAGATTCATGACTGATAAGCCCCGGTCTTAATGAGACTATTTTACATTTCCATCCGTATCCTGTTTTCTAAGTGTGGGGGATGACACCACAAGAATAACTTGTGATAAGAATAACAAACAGAAGAAAGACAGCCTCACACAAGGGGAATGGGGAAAGGGAGAAAGATGCGAAAGTAGTActctgtttttaaataaataaagcaggGGTACTCCATACTACCTAGTGCCGTCACGATTTGACATCTGCATTTTCCATTTGGGAATTCAGCTTAATATATAGATAATAAGGCACTCCAGGCATTAATTTGTATGATCatctcacacactatgctgcctTCAGCATGTATTTCTCAgcatggcagggaaggggttacacttggCTGTCAGGTAAATGAGGAGGAGGTTGGAGTAATATTGGGAGGGGAGTGACCTCCTACAGGTGTGGTTTACATTTGGGTGTGATCTAGCAACAGAGCATTACAGAGTTCAAATTCCCACCGCACCTGAAGCTGGTTGGGGTTGGTGCTGCAgtagtgatatacacacacagactgaccatCCTGCCACACGCCCAGGCAGCAAGAGGAACTGAGTGCAGAGGAGAGTCTGGTGTAGCTACGTGGCCCTTGAAGTGTACAACTAGCCGGTGCTATCTGTTTGCTATACTTTCTGTGGATGCTTCTGCCAATTGCTCATTTCGGCCTCTGAAGACACCGGTGCCCAGAAAGGGCAGTACCAACTTCACAGGGCAGCTGACAAAGCACTGTGTCAACTGGTGGATACAGCGTTGAAGACACAGCTGCTCAGTACAGACTTGGGAAGCACAGAATTACCAGGTGCCAACAGGTCATCAGAACTGAATACCTACTGGAGTGAGGTGTGCAAGATAGTCACTTTGTAAGGTTGTTAGTCCAGTTCCTGAAGTCACCACTGTCACCTTCCGCCCATAAAGCCTCTTATATTGATTCTGAGTCATTTGGTTCGTTGGTTCCATCAGACCAAGCTTGGCACATGCTCCACCATCTAAGAACTTGCTTAACCATTTAACAACCTACATTCAGCTCCCTGCCTTTTCCCACCATGCATAATTTAGATATGAATTACCGTTCCATGGCCTCCCCGCTGGGAATCGTGCGCTTCTTCCAGGTCTTTCTCGCCTGCACTTCCTTCAGCTTAGTGGCCAGTGTACATGAATACCATGGTTCCTATGGTGCCTGGAGCATGTTTACGTGGTGTTTCAGCTTCGCGGTTACCGTCATCATAATTCTCCTGGAGCTGACTGGCCTTTGCCGCCTTGTTCCCATTTCCTGGGATGACTTCACCTCAGCCTTCTCCATGTTGGCCTCATTGATGCTGTTCACCACTTCCATCATGTATCCTGCTGTCTTCCTGAATGGCGGGTGCAACGGACATTCCTGTGCCTGCCGCGGTTCGGCCACCGCCACCTCTATCTTGTGCTTCGTCGCTTATGCTATTGAGGTAGGCCTTACCCGAGCAAAGCCAGGGGAGATCAGTGGTTTCCTGTCAACTGTTCCAGGTTTGCTGAAGGTCTTTGAGGCCTTTGTGGCCTGTCTCATCTTCTCCATCATGACTGCTGGCAATCTGTACACTACTACCCCTGGGCTTCAATGGTGCATTGCTGTTTACAGCATCTGCTTCATCATAACCACACTCATCATTGTTCTTACCATTGGGCGCCTCTTAGCACGGTTTGCAGAGAACTTTGAGAAATTACTAATTGGTTACAACATCCTTTCTGTAGCCATGTACATCACTGCTGCAGTTATTTGGCCTTATTATAGTTTCAGAAATATGCCAACCCGACCCGCATCTTGCCCATCTGGGTGCCTCTGGGACAGTCTGCTTGGGGTAACGTTCCTCACCTACATCAACTTGGTTGCTTACATTGTAGACATGGTATACTCCTTCAAAATGGTTTTCTTCACTGTCTAGTCTCCAGAATGGATTGAAAATGGCTGACCTCCATGTAAAAGAACTAAGCCAATGTCAtacaaagtatttaaaaaaaaaaaaaaatgcaaacagtTCTCGAAGTGGGATGGTATCTGGTTTTAcatagtaccactactttttcatTTACAACCTTGCAGTTCAAGTGAAAAAGGAATTATTTGTAAAAATGCTCTCTCGTTCTGTTTTTAGAGTATAAATATTATACACAACCTTTCTAGAATGAGGTAAAAAAACAATCTTTGCCATATTGTGTAACAGGTTTAGAAATCAGACACGGCacctccaattttttttttttttaaactattgtaCAAGAGTTGTGTTAAAATGTATAGATATATTTTAGAAGCCTTACAACATAAAATAAGGTAAAATGGTTTGAGATACAGTATGTTTACTGTCTCCTCAGAGGCAGCCATCTTGGAGGCTGAAGTGTATTGTGAGGCATTCTAGGTGCTCAACATGTTTTTCTTCCACTGTTCAGTGAAATGTGTTATGATAAATAGTTgcaaagctcaggggacctcaATATACTGATACACTGCAGCTTTTCTGATgtgttacaaatactgtacataatagCTCCATCACTATCTTGCTGAGGAGGAAGTAAAagcatttattttaatgtatttcttACATTATCTATGGACATACAGTAAGTGTGGCCtattatgtatacagtatatatgtacaaACATACTCtttctatctatatatactgtatgttatgaaAGAAGTTGCCACTCACAAATGTTAGTGAAATACAGTAGAAAAGGATATATTGAACTTCGCTCATATCACCTCATATCACCTGAGCTAAGGGGTGATCCCTGGGGTAGGGGGGCTGTTTTTATTCTGGAACACTCCCTGGTTCAAGTGAACAGAACTTGCCCTAACAGTCCAACAGCTGAAGTGAACTCCTTATGGGGTCACTGTTTAAACCAGTAATCCTGCCTACTAACACTCCTTATTTTGCCTGATGGGAACCTGCAGCGAACCCGTGCTACTTTCTGCTCTTGGAACCCACCAGCGTTACTTCTTGGATTTTAAATCTCCTGCCTTACGTTGGCCAGCAGGAAGTCGTCTTGGatgacgttgtggcttcctatggGCTCCCGTGTCACAGGAGATTTAAATCCCCCTTTTTTAACGCACTGCTGGCATATTTTCAAGGCACATTATTTGGAACATAGCGACGAGAAATGAATAGTGTCGCccagtgtattttttttatagtacaaaccCAGGGTATACAAACACACAGTTCCTCTTTCTTTGTAAAAATGAAAATTATTTAAGAAAAGGGCCTCTCCCTTTCTGTTTCTACAGCACACTTATCATGTACCATACTTTCTAAAATTAAGTCTAAGAAGCGTTGCCCCAATTAATAGGTTtagaattttatttatataacaagCACAGAACCACTGGTTTTTTTTAAGCCGCTTGAACCTCATGTGGTTGGATAATATATTCATCATACAATCTCTGATTTGTTATTAGTACTCAGATTGCAACTGAATtcagaatcacacacacaaacacacgtgtatgtacatatgtgtatatatatatatatgtgtatatatatatatatgtgtatatatatatatatgtatatatatatatatttgcatgtcatttcccagaatcccttgctgcagtggaagtgctgtatgctgggtgataatggggaaaggcggggttgcagacctgcctaagacatgcagatgagcatacagctatatttgcatatttgctttcctgtggagggtttttgtcactttttttactcaccataacttaactcagtattatggtttggcctatcccataagcctctcttgcattcccagtaaaatcaaccccacactgatgagacccatcaaggtcgaaacagctgtctgtgggtggttttctgggtatgcaccttaaccctggctgtgctcaaagctgtgaccatgcagcaagcttaagcctatagggaaccatgttaaaaatggttattgaggcaaaaagtgacactgtgtgctcatttgcatgtcatttcccagaatcccttgctgcagtggaagtgctgtatgctgggtgataatggggaaaggtggggttgcagacctgcctaagacatgcagatgagcatacagctatatttgcatatatatatcttatactatattagtgaaagcactgtatgtttgcctgcctgcctgcctgcatgcatgcctgcctgctggatgtccggtgtccctagcggcaatctcattggtcccttggcccgcccgcccccgcacacctctcattggcctcacacactcacaccacccccttggcccgcccccgcacacctctcattggcctgaggcggagtgacgggccaaaggtccaaaaaaataacacacacacacacacacacacacacacacacacacacacacacacacacacacacacacacacacacacacacctctctcccctctccaaatcaccttttccccctccccagcggcatcacctcttccccctccccagcggcatcacctcttccccctccccagcggcatcacctcttccccctccccagcggcatcacctcttccccctccccagcggcatcacctcttccccctccccagcggcatcacctcttccccctccccagcggcatcacctcttccccctccccagcggcatcacctcttccccctccccagcggcatcacctcttccccctccccagcggcatcacctctccccgctccaaatcacctctccccgctccaaatcacctctcccccctccaaatcacctcgcttcccgcagctgccacgcggcgcgtaagatggcggacccccttcctccctcgcggcgccgagtcagacgatggcggcgcccggaagtacaggtaggtgtcgctccccacctccggcgccaaacggaactgagaaagggcgcatcaactgaggtgtgtgtgtgtgtgtgtgtgtgtgtgtgtgtgtgtgtgtgtgtgtgtgtgtgtgtgtgtgtgtgtgtgtgtgtgtgtgtgtgtgtgtccactgcccccccctcctatccactgcccccccctcctgtccactgcccccccctcctgtccactgcccccccctcctgtccactgcccccccctcctgtccactgcgtcccccctcctgtccactgcccccccctcctgtccactgcccccccctcctgtccactgcgtcccccctcctgtcccccctcctgtccactgcccccccctcctgtccactgcccccccccctcctgtccactgcccccccctcctgtccactgcccccccctcctgtccactgcccccccctcctgtccactgcccccccctcctgtccactgccccccccctcctgtccactgcccccccctcctgtccactgccccccctcctgtccactgcccccccctcctgtccactgcgtcccccctcctgtccactgcgtcccccctcctgtcccccctcctgtccactgcccccccctcctgtccactgcccccccctcctgtccactgccccccccctcctgtccactgcccccccccctcctgtccactgcccccccccctcctgtccactgccccccccctcctgtccactgccccctccctcctgtccactgcccccccctcctgtccactgcccccccctcctgtccactgcccccccctcctgtccactgccccccccctcctgtccactgcccccccccctcctgtccactgcccccccccctcctgtccactgcccccccccctcctgtccactgccccccccctcctgtccactgccccccccctcctgtccactgcccccccccccctcctgtccactgcccccccccctcctgtccactgccccccccccctcctgtccactgcccccccccctcctgtccactgcccccccccctcctgtccactgcaggaaatgcagggggaggaatccatgcctttgaggcgccccccccctccctttgacgccccccccctccctttgatgccccccccctccctttgacgccccccctccctttgacgcccccccctccctttgacgccccccccctccctttgacgcccccccctctccctttgacgcccccccctctccctttgacgcccccccctctccctttgacgcccccccctccctttgacgcgccccccccctccctttgacgcccccccccctccctttgacgccccccctccctttgacgcccccccctccctttgacgccccccccctccctttgacgcccccccctccctttgacgccccccctccctttgacgcccccccctccctttgacgccccccccctccctttgacgcccccccctccctttgacgcccccccctccctttgacgccccccccctccctttgacgcccccccctccctttgacgccccccccctccctttgacgccccccccccctccctttgacgccccccccctcactttgacgccccccccctccctttgacgcccccccccccccctttgacgccccccccctccctttgacgccccccccctccctttgacgccccccccccctccctttgacgcccccccccctccctttgacgcccccccccccctccctttgacgcccccccccccctccctttgacgcccccccctgcctttgacgccccgcgcgcacacactgactgactgccgcacgcacgcacgcacacactgactgacgcgcacacaaagcctgactgacgcacgcacacactgactgaggcacacactgactgtgtgtgcgtcagtcagtctgtgtgtgtttgtgtttctgcctcagactcactgacgcgcgagcaaacacacagtgactgacgcacacacgctacatgaagctgtaaaggagggagggaggggggggactggattgatgtgaatgggggacaaacagagagaggggggaggagagagaggaacgggaacattacatcccgggcaacgccgggtctctcagctagtatatatatatatatgacacagaaTGGCAGCACACACTTAAAAAAGGCaattgtggtgcacggtaaagggCAAATAGTTATAGTCTGCGAGGATCCCTAGAGAaccaatataccggcacagcacgaggGAT belongs to Ascaphus truei isolate aAscTru1 chromosome 11, aAscTru1.hap1, whole genome shotgun sequence and includes:
- the LOC142463436 gene encoding myeloid-associated differentiation marker-like, with translation MHNLDMNYRSMASPLGIVRFFQVFLACTSFSLVASVHEYHGSYGAWSMFTWCFSFAVTVIIILLELTGLCRLVPISWDDFTSAFSMLASLMLFTTSIMYPAVFLNGGCNGHSCACRGSATATSILCFVAYAIEVGLTRAKPGEISGFLSTVPGLLKVFEAFVACLIFSIMTAGNLYTTTPGLQWCIAVYSICFIITTLIIVLTIGRLLARFAENFEKLLIGYNILSVAMYITAAVIWPYYSFRNMPTRPASCPSGCLWDSLLGVTFLTYINLVAYIVDMVYSFKMVFFTV